From a region of the bacterium genome:
- a CDS encoding CoA transferase, translating to MPTPNDPTATGPLTGLTVVDLSTIISGGTATSMLADLGALVIKVEHPKGGDPLRSWGPFVSGQSVWWKVVSRNKKSVTLNLSQPRGQQLLFDLAQHADVLVENFRPGTLERWGLAPAALLARNAALVILRISGFGQTGPYRHRSGFGTVAEAMSGFVTLNGFPDSPPLLPPMPLADEIAGLTGALSVVAAVHHRAASGRGQVIDVSLYEPLFRLLVPYVTQYSALGLLAERAGNSFSDAAPRNLYRSGDGTWIALSATSQRVFERLAASIGRPDMLEDDRFKDNTARIQHREALDAIISAWMGARGQEEILDRLEESGAVAGPVYDVPRILDDPQYAARQDVIAVQDPDLGEIRMVGVVPKFSKTPGAVTHAGPRLGEHNHEILCRWLGLDDAALQRLAEEGVV from the coding sequence ATGCCGACACCCAACGACCCGACCGCCACCGGTCCCCTGACCGGCCTCACCGTAGTGGATCTCTCCACGATCATCTCGGGGGGAACCGCGACCTCGATGCTCGCCGATTTGGGGGCGCTTGTGATCAAGGTGGAGCATCCAAAGGGCGGCGATCCGCTGCGCTCATGGGGGCCGTTCGTCTCAGGACAGTCCGTGTGGTGGAAGGTCGTCTCCCGAAACAAGAAGTCGGTCACCCTGAACCTCAGCCAACCTCGCGGACAACAACTCCTCTTCGACCTCGCCCAACACGCGGATGTGCTCGTTGAGAACTTTCGCCCCGGCACGCTCGAACGGTGGGGGCTTGCCCCCGCGGCGCTGCTCGCACGAAACGCCGCGCTGGTGATCTTGAGGATCTCGGGATTCGGGCAGACGGGTCCGTACCGGCACCGATCGGGGTTCGGCACCGTCGCGGAGGCGATGAGCGGGTTTGTGACGCTGAATGGATTCCCTGATTCCCCTCCGCTGCTGCCTCCGATGCCGCTCGCCGATGAGATCGCCGGCCTCACAGGTGCCCTCAGCGTCGTCGCGGCGGTCCACCACCGCGCGGCATCGGGGCGGGGCCAGGTGATCGACGTCAGCCTCTACGAGCCCCTGTTCCGGCTTCTCGTTCCCTACGTCACCCAGTACAGCGCGCTCGGCCTTCTCGCGGAGCGCGCAGGCAACTCCTTCTCCGACGCCGCGCCCCGCAATCTCTACCGATCGGGAGACGGCACATGGATCGCCCTCTCGGCCACCAGTCAGCGCGTCTTCGAACGGCTCGCCGCGTCCATCGGCCGTCCCGACATGCTCGAAGACGATCGATTCAAGGACAACACCGCGAGGATCCAGCACCGCGAAGCGCTGGACGCGATCATCAGCGCGTGGATGGGGGCGCGGGGACAGGAGGAGATCCTCGATCGGCTCGAGGAGAGCGGTGCGGTGGCCGGTCCTGTCTACGATGTGCCTCGCATCCTAGACGATCCCCAGTACGCCGCGCGTCAGGACGTCATCGCGGTGCAGGATCCAGACCTGGGGGAGATCCGGATGGTGGGTGTCGTCCCGAAGTTTTCCAAGACCCCGGGTGCAGTGACCCATGCCGGCCCGAGGCTCGGCGAGCACAACCACGAGATCCTGTGCCGGTGGCTGGGGCTCGACGATGCGGCGCTCCAACGCCTTGCCGAGGAGGGAGTCGTCTAG
- a CDS encoding DEAD/DEAH box helicase yields the protein MKRSKAGPGLAELLRGVGEAPVLPFAPAPFQVSALDALEQGDVLVSAPTGSGKTWIAEQEIARLLRDGSAEPRAGAGRVWYTAPLKALSNQKFRRFQRLYGEEAVGLLTGERRVNARAPVLVATTEILRNALYDAAALRSNPAAVIVLDEAHYLADPERGTAWEEILLLASSETRLLLLSATIPNAADLAAWLDEVRGRKPAVVTLETRPVPLQYLLADGAGRLLPPDPNAVSTRSRNLQWLRTAADALEHRRLTPAILFFPSRRECDEAARLLGHHPAPDEARRAERLQEWIEQVPQLAHHPLLAPLRRAGVAPHHAGHLTAWRMCVEEMLEAGLVRLVCATTTLAAGLDVPARTVLLSTLYRNGPAGPEALTPTEFHQMTGRAGRRGRDTLGIAVIAVENASEADEGLALADAAPDPVVSAFTPSDAQVLNLLARAPLLEAEAIVRRSFAAYERRSQIAAARNRLESLPFDPLTTRPCGDRLATRDRFDRLLHDLRLARHKGSKAGRADAAGSSPDVTELGRAVVEMPCTGCPMVERCLATIKDLRVVERRRRVLATALAELEDQETRIFRSRAAVLGEFGYLDTEWRLTPLGRIAARIRHPRMLVLAEAIRSRILPTDPAALAAAAAALGTERVGPPLRRGGSHDRHGRHRWRIDGRSRWNEAAPQDSLLGTALPPAAAHQARRAIVALRGIVARINKRFSAAGLPEDPVVREFDPVGGGPAPAFQRAAVVGAWAAGRPWEDVVRRHRIPEGDLQRLIWQAAEILAHIEGLPNGVLPEAARAARETMLRTPVL from the coding sequence GTGAAGCGGTCGAAAGCGGGACCCGGACTCGCTGAGCTGCTTCGCGGCGTCGGAGAGGCTCCGGTTCTCCCGTTCGCGCCGGCCCCGTTCCAGGTGAGCGCCCTCGACGCGCTCGAGCAGGGTGACGTGCTGGTGTCCGCCCCCACAGGAAGCGGCAAGACGTGGATCGCGGAACAGGAGATCGCCCGCCTCCTCCGCGACGGATCAGCGGAGCCTCGGGCTGGGGCGGGCCGGGTGTGGTACACGGCGCCACTCAAAGCGCTCTCCAACCAGAAGTTCCGGCGCTTCCAACGGTTGTACGGCGAGGAAGCCGTGGGACTGCTCACGGGAGAGCGCCGGGTCAACGCGCGCGCTCCGGTCCTCGTGGCGACGACGGAGATTCTCCGCAACGCGCTGTACGATGCGGCGGCGCTCAGGTCCAATCCCGCCGCGGTCATCGTGCTCGACGAAGCCCACTATCTGGCCGACCCGGAACGGGGCACTGCCTGGGAGGAAATCTTGCTGCTGGCCTCCTCGGAGACCCGACTGTTATTGCTGTCGGCGACCATCCCCAACGCGGCCGACCTCGCGGCCTGGCTCGATGAGGTGCGCGGCCGCAAGCCGGCCGTCGTCACGCTCGAGACGCGCCCGGTCCCGCTCCAATACCTCCTCGCGGACGGAGCCGGACGCCTGCTCCCGCCGGATCCCAACGCGGTGAGCACGCGGAGCCGAAATCTTCAATGGCTTCGGACGGCGGCCGACGCGCTGGAGCATCGCCGGCTGACCCCGGCGATCTTGTTCTTCCCCAGCCGGCGCGAGTGTGATGAGGCGGCGAGGCTCCTCGGCCATCATCCCGCGCCCGACGAAGCGCGTCGCGCGGAGCGTCTTCAAGAATGGATTGAACAGGTGCCGCAGCTGGCCCATCATCCGCTGCTCGCACCACTCCGGCGGGCTGGTGTCGCCCCACATCACGCCGGCCACCTCACGGCCTGGCGGATGTGTGTCGAGGAGATGCTGGAGGCTGGACTCGTTCGCCTCGTCTGCGCCACGACCACGCTCGCCGCCGGGCTCGACGTCCCCGCGCGCACGGTGTTGCTCTCGACACTGTATCGCAACGGGCCCGCGGGTCCGGAGGCGCTCACGCCGACCGAGTTCCATCAGATGACCGGCCGGGCAGGACGACGGGGTCGAGACACGCTGGGGATCGCGGTGATCGCGGTGGAAAACGCGTCGGAGGCGGACGAAGGTCTGGCGCTCGCTGATGCGGCGCCGGACCCTGTGGTCTCCGCGTTTACACCGTCGGACGCCCAGGTGCTGAACTTACTCGCGCGGGCGCCGCTTTTGGAGGCGGAAGCAATTGTCCGGCGGTCATTTGCCGCGTATGAACGTCGCTCCCAGATCGCGGCCGCGCGCAATCGCCTCGAGTCCCTCCCTTTCGATCCGCTAACGACCCGGCCGTGCGGGGACCGCCTTGCGACCCGGGACCGGTTCGACCGCCTCCTCCACGATCTTCGACTGGCGCGGCACAAGGGCTCCAAGGCGGGGCGCGCGGATGCCGCGGGGTCGAGCCCGGACGTCACGGAACTTGGGCGCGCCGTGGTGGAGATGCCCTGCACAGGCTGCCCGATGGTCGAGCGCTGTCTGGCCACGATCAAGGACCTACGCGTCGTCGAACGCAGGCGGCGTGTCCTCGCAACGGCGCTGGCTGAGTTGGAAGATCAGGAGACCCGGATCTTCAGAAGCCGCGCCGCCGTTCTCGGAGAGTTCGGCTACCTCGATACCGAGTGGCGCCTCACGCCATTGGGCCGGATCGCCGCGCGGATCCGCCACCCACGGATGCTGGTGCTGGCGGAAGCGATCCGATCCCGGATTCTCCCGACAGACCCCGCGGCGCTTGCCGCTGCGGCCGCGGCGCTCGGCACGGAGCGAGTGGGCCCTCCACTCCGCCGGGGCGGATCGCACGACCGGCACGGTCGCCACCGCTGGCGAATCGATGGCCGGAGCCGGTGGAACGAGGCGGCCCCTCAGGACTCCCTGCTGGGGACGGCGCTTCCCCCCGCGGCTGCCCACCAGGCTCGGAGAGCGATTGTCGCGCTTAGGGGGATCGTGGCCAGGATCAACAAGCGATTCAGCGCCGCCGGATTGCCTGAGGACCCGGTCGTGCGAGAGTTTGACCCGGTAGGGGGCGGCCCGGCGCCGGCATTCCAGCGGGCGGCCGTGGTCGGGGCATGGGCCGCGGGTCGACCGTGGGAAGATGTGGTGAGGCGGCATCGCATTCCCGAGGGAGATCTACAGCGACTGATCTGGCAGGCTGCCGAGATCCTGGCGCACATCGAGGGGCTCCCGAACGGTGTACTTCCCGAGGCCGCCCGCGCAGCGCGCGAGACGATGCTGAGGACCCCGGTGCTGTAG
- a CDS encoding type II CAAX endopeptidase family protein, whose amino-acid sequence MPAHARTVPARPTIGDAAAGTVIWAILLATAVWVVIFAWRPANFWLLMGAGVGALGLLALRIRGPFPLEEGMYRRDLPIGVVAAAVLYAVFALGRIAVGRLVPVASTQIGSVYVLRSQAPWWLIAVLLICVIAPGEELFWRGLVQWGLVRRLGPGLGWALATGVYGGVHIVAANPMLIVAALAAGGFWGLLYLRIGRLAPLVVSHIVWDLTVFLVLPFQ is encoded by the coding sequence ATGCCTGCTCACGCGAGGACGGTTCCTGCGCGGCCCACGATCGGTGACGCCGCCGCGGGGACGGTGATCTGGGCGATTCTGCTGGCGACCGCGGTCTGGGTCGTCATCTTTGCGTGGCGGCCAGCCAACTTCTGGCTCCTCATGGGCGCGGGCGTCGGCGCGCTGGGCCTCCTGGCCCTCCGGATCCGCGGGCCGTTCCCTCTGGAGGAAGGCATGTATCGACGCGACCTCCCGATCGGCGTGGTGGCCGCCGCGGTGCTGTATGCGGTCTTCGCCCTTGGGCGGATCGCCGTGGGCCGTCTTGTCCCGGTCGCGTCTACCCAGATCGGCAGCGTGTACGTGCTGCGGTCGCAGGCGCCGTGGTGGCTCATTGCGGTCCTGCTGATCTGCGTCATCGCCCCCGGGGAGGAACTCTTCTGGCGAGGCCTGGTCCAGTGGGGGTTGGTGCGGCGGTTGGGCCCGGGGCTCGGCTGGGCGTTGGCCACCGGGGTCTACGGCGGCGTGCATATCGTTGCGGCAAATCCAATGCTGATCGTCGCCGCGCTGGCCGCGGGAGGGTTCTGGGGACTGCTCTATCTTCGCATCGGGCGGCTCGCACCGCTCGTGGTGTCTCACATCGTCTGGGATCTGACCGTGTTTCTCGTCCTCCCGTTTCAATAA
- a CDS encoding metalloregulator ArsR/SmtB family transcription factor, with amino-acid sequence MTSTRREILSLIKRRGPMTVQELSHTLQITPMGVRQHLAILERDGCVQSNGIRRGQGRPSRLYEISPEGDKLFPRTYEQLAQSLLDDLRSVEGEEKLDELFEHRRKRLLEQYRSRMAGKEFREKIAVLTKAREEEGYLAEHEQLGRDRFVLIEHNCPIRAIAEAHPQVCRCEMALFAEALDTEVVRTDHILNGAPHCRYVITRPRETSAKP; translated from the coding sequence ATGACGTCGACCCGCCGTGAGATCCTCTCACTGATCAAGCGCCGTGGGCCCATGACCGTTCAGGAGTTGAGCCACACCCTCCAGATTACACCGATGGGGGTGCGACAGCACCTGGCGATTCTCGAACGGGACGGATGCGTCCAGTCCAACGGCATTCGCCGCGGCCAAGGGCGCCCGAGCCGGCTCTATGAGATCAGCCCTGAGGGGGACAAGCTGTTCCCGCGGACCTACGAGCAACTCGCCCAGTCGTTGCTCGATGACCTCCGCTCGGTCGAGGGCGAGGAAAAGCTCGACGAGCTCTTCGAGCACCGGCGAAAGCGGCTTCTGGAACAATATCGGTCGCGGATGGCGGGCAAGGAGTTTCGGGAGAAGATCGCGGTCCTCACCAAGGCGCGCGAGGAAGAGGGGTATCTCGCCGAGCATGAGCAGCTCGGCCGGGACCGGTTCGTCCTCATCGAGCACAACTGCCCCATCCGAGCCATTGCCGAGGCGCATCCCCAGGTTTGCCGGTGCGAGATGGCGCTGTTCGCCGAGGCGTTGGATACCGAAGTGGTGCGGACCGATCACATCCTGAACGGCGCCCCCCACTGCCGGTACGTCATCACGCGGCCCCGAGAGACCAGCGCCAAGCCGTAG
- a CDS encoding CoA pyrophosphatase codes for MNVEELLTRPEALQVRVRAALAGHGGLRPLPPGIRRAAVLLLLTQANGEAAFVLTQRSQTVERHKGQISLPGGVVEPGESPLDAALRETSEEIGVRARDVAILGALDEEETVVSGFRLTPFVGSIPHPYPLRVSAAEVHRVLEVPVRILLDPRNLRGERWDHDGVARTVYFFSVNGDVVWGATARVITQFLGAVFHMALPSGRDRPAGRGQ; via the coding sequence GTGAACGTGGAAGAATTGCTGACCCGCCCCGAGGCGTTGCAGGTGCGGGTGCGGGCCGCGCTGGCCGGACACGGCGGGCTGCGCCCCTTGCCACCCGGAATCCGCCGCGCCGCCGTGCTGCTACTGCTGACTCAGGCGAATGGCGAGGCGGCGTTCGTGCTCACCCAGCGGAGTCAGACGGTCGAGCGGCACAAAGGTCAGATCTCCCTGCCGGGCGGAGTCGTCGAGCCCGGCGAGTCGCCGCTCGACGCCGCGCTGCGGGAGACCTCAGAGGAGATCGGCGTGCGCGCGCGGGATGTGGCCATCTTGGGGGCGCTCGACGAGGAAGAGACCGTCGTCTCCGGATTCCGCCTCACCCCGTTTGTCGGAAGCATCCCGCACCCGTACCCACTCCGGGTCAGCGCGGCCGAGGTGCATCGGGTCCTCGAGGTCCCGGTCCGGATCCTGCTCGACCCGCGGAATCTGCGCGGAGAACGATGGGATCACGACGGTGTTGCCCGGACGGTGTATTTTTTCTCGGTCAACGGCGACGTCGTATGGGGCGCGACCGCCCGGGTCATCACCCAGTTTCTCGGGGCGGTATTCCACATGGCGCTCCCGTCAGGCCGCGACCGTCCGGCGGGCCGCGGTCAATAG
- a CDS encoding GntG family PLP-dependent aldolase, producing MATIIDLISDTATRPSAAMRTFMAQAPVGDEQRQEDPSVNALEERAAALLGKEAALYVPSATMANEIAVKVHTRPGDKVILDETAHIYTSEAGGPAVLSGVMSHTLRGTRGVFTADQLEAAIGREGPHYARPRLLSVEQTSNLGGGTVWPQERLRAVVEVARRHGMRTHMDGARLMNAVAASEVPAPEHTGGFDSVTLCLTKGLGCPVGALVSGDRTFIAEARRYKHMFGGAMRQAGIIAAAGLYAFDHNIDRLAEDHTNAKILARGLSEIAGIRIEVEHVETNIVFFDVAGLGITAKEAVERLRAHNVRMGATGRTLIRAVTHLDVSQSDVERAVEVAQAVLGKVPSRGQAERGKAGTPGAE from the coding sequence ATGGCGACGATTATCGACCTGATCAGCGATACGGCGACCCGACCATCGGCGGCGATGCGTACGTTCATGGCGCAGGCGCCCGTCGGGGATGAGCAGCGGCAGGAGGACCCATCGGTCAACGCGCTCGAGGAAAGGGCGGCGGCCCTCTTGGGGAAGGAAGCCGCGCTGTATGTCCCGTCCGCCACAATGGCGAACGAAATCGCGGTCAAGGTGCACACCCGGCCGGGCGATAAAGTGATCCTGGATGAGACCGCCCACATCTACACGTCCGAGGCGGGCGGCCCTGCTGTTCTCTCAGGGGTGATGTCCCACACCCTCAGGGGGACGCGGGGGGTGTTCACCGCAGACCAACTCGAAGCGGCGATCGGACGGGAGGGCCCCCACTACGCGCGGCCGCGGCTTCTGTCGGTCGAGCAGACCTCGAACCTCGGCGGAGGGACGGTGTGGCCGCAAGAGCGGCTCAGAGCGGTGGTCGAGGTCGCCCGCCGACATGGCATGCGCACCCACATGGACGGCGCCCGGTTGATGAACGCCGTCGCGGCCTCAGAGGTGCCGGCCCCCGAGCATACCGGCGGGTTCGATTCGGTCACGCTGTGCTTGACGAAGGGGCTCGGGTGCCCGGTGGGGGCGCTCGTGTCCGGCGACCGTACGTTCATCGCGGAAGCGCGGCGCTACAAGCACATGTTCGGCGGCGCGATGCGGCAGGCCGGGATCATCGCCGCCGCCGGCCTGTACGCGTTCGATCACAACATCGATCGCCTCGCCGAAGATCACACGAACGCAAAAATTCTGGCCCGGGGGCTGTCAGAGATCGCTGGAATTCGCATCGAGGTGGAGCATGTCGAGACAAACATCGTATTCTTCGATGTCGCGGGCCTCGGCATCACTGCCAAGGAAGCGGTTGAGCGCTTGCGTGCCCACAACGTGCGGATGGGGGCGACCGGGCGAACATTGATCCGGGCGGTGACCCACCTCGACGTCTCGCAGTCCGATGTGGAGCGGGCCGTGGAGGTCGCCCAGGCGGTATTGGGCAAGGTCCCCTCGCGGGGACAGGCCGAGAGGGGGAAAGCGGGAACCCCCGGGGCTGAGTAG
- a CDS encoding chlorite dismutase family protein: MKGGHASESQDFVHYAFYKCRPEWRLLTEGAKEEGIAEFLDAVDRFKDAIMMETYSTLGLRADTDFLIWKVCPELPPIQEMSASVNRTGLGRHLDLSTSLLALTRKSVYTRAEPLESTFKVDPGEGTYLFVYPFVKTRAWYALPLSERRRMMADHIRVGHEFPDVQLHTAYSFGLDDQEFVVSFLTDHPKRFQTLVMKLRETEASAYTLRDTPIFTCVKRPLGEILKSLG, translated from the coding sequence ATGAAGGGTGGACACGCAAGCGAATCACAGGACTTCGTGCACTACGCTTTTTACAAGTGCCGGCCGGAGTGGCGTCTGCTGACCGAGGGCGCGAAGGAGGAAGGCATCGCGGAGTTCCTCGACGCCGTGGACCGGTTCAAGGACGCGATCATGATGGAAACGTATTCGACCCTGGGGCTGCGCGCGGATACCGATTTCCTGATTTGGAAAGTCTGCCCAGAACTGCCGCCCATCCAGGAGATGTCCGCGTCCGTCAACCGGACCGGGCTGGGACGGCACCTCGACCTCAGCACCTCGCTCCTCGCGCTGACACGGAAGTCTGTCTATACCCGGGCGGAGCCCCTCGAATCGACCTTCAAAGTGGATCCCGGCGAGGGCACATACCTCTTCGTCTATCCGTTTGTGAAGACTCGGGCCTGGTACGCCCTCCCGCTGAGCGAACGGCGGCGCATGATGGCCGATCACATTCGAGTCGGGCACGAGTTCCCCGACGTGCAGCTGCACACCGCGTACTCCTTTGGCCTCGACGACCAGGAGTTTGTCGTGTCGTTCTTGACCGACCACCCCAAGCGGTTCCAAACGTTGGTGATGAAACTGCGGGAAACGGAAGCCAGCGCGTATACCCTGCGCGATACACCGATCTTCACGTGCGTGAAGCGCCCGCTCGGGGAGATTCTGAAGTCGCTCGGATAA
- the thyX gene encoding FAD-dependent thymidylate synthase — translation MSDPLASPSTMRGRAVGAVSLPNGREIAIYAVRPVVTLLAATPDADRLAAMAARQCYSAGSILDLPQPLSLAQTAHLVNRVVSAGHTSCVEHNQFVFGVRGISRSCSHQLVRHRVGWSYEQQSQRYVDFSTQDFVEIIVPPTILRIPEMLQSFLEPVKAAVRAYFLMRDDRVHQEDARYLFNNAFETKLIVSANARALLHFFELRTCNLAQWEIRWLAHLMRAELQPVAPEIFKFAGPTCMTQKICWEGARGAKCPRLAATGAALKDRTPAMLAAQTERTSPV, via the coding sequence ATGTCCGACCCGCTCGCAAGCCCCAGCACGATGCGCGGGCGGGCAGTCGGCGCCGTGTCGCTTCCAAACGGGCGTGAGATCGCGATCTACGCGGTGCGCCCGGTCGTGACCCTGCTGGCGGCCACGCCTGACGCAGATCGCCTCGCCGCGATGGCCGCGCGCCAGTGCTACAGCGCCGGCAGTATCCTCGACCTCCCGCAGCCCCTCTCGCTCGCGCAGACGGCACACCTCGTCAACCGCGTCGTCTCGGCCGGACACACGAGTTGCGTCGAGCACAACCAGTTCGTCTTCGGCGTCCGCGGCATCTCGCGCAGTTGCTCCCACCAGCTGGTGCGGCACCGGGTCGGGTGGTCGTACGAACAGCAGAGCCAGCGGTACGTCGACTTCTCGACCCAGGACTTCGTCGAAATCATCGTGCCGCCGACGATCCTCCGGATCCCTGAGATGCTCCAGTCGTTTCTCGAACCGGTCAAGGCCGCCGTCCGAGCGTACTTTCTGATGCGGGATGACCGCGTCCATCAGGAGGACGCCCGTTACTTGTTCAACAACGCGTTCGAGACGAAGCTGATCGTCTCCGCAAACGCCCGCGCGCTGCTGCACTTCTTCGAGCTCCGGACGTGCAACCTGGCCCAGTGGGAGATCCGCTGGCTCGCGCACCTGATGCGGGCCGAACTCCAGCCTGTCGCCCCCGAGATCTTCAAGTTCGCGGGACCGACGTGCATGACCCAGAAAATCTGCTGGGAGGGGGCGCGCGGCGCCAAATGCCCGCGCCTCGCCGCTACCGGGGCCGCGCTCAAGGACCGGACACCCGCGATGCTGGCCGCCCAGACAGAGAGGACATCTCCGGTATAG
- a CDS encoding ferredoxin family protein, producing the protein MTYTITEPCINVKDRSCVEVCPVDCIHPKTDEDGGEVMLYIHPDECIDCGACESVCPVTAIFAEADVPEQWKGFTEMNADYFKLSKDEFQAKYGRAP; encoded by the coding sequence ATGACCTACACGATCACGGAGCCGTGCATCAACGTCAAGGACCGCTCGTGCGTCGAGGTGTGTCCGGTCGACTGCATCCATCCGAAGACCGACGAGGATGGGGGCGAGGTCATGCTCTACATCCACCCGGATGAGTGCATCGATTGCGGTGCGTGCGAGTCGGTCTGCCCGGTGACGGCGATCTTCGCTGAAGCGGACGTGCCGGAGCAATGGAAAGGGTTTACGGAGATGAATGCCGATTACTTCAAACTGAGCAAAGACGAGTTCCAGGCCAAGTACGGCCGCGCGCCCTAA
- a CDS encoding threonine/serine dehydratase, with the protein MTTLEDIRRARAAIAGRLHRTPLVRSTALGRLLDARLWLKAECLQKTGSFKVRGVLNKLAALSDEEKRRGLITVSAGNHGQAVAYGAAAEGLDCVVVMPSYASPAKIAACRGYGAEVLVDGDVHEAFEKTRELEETRGLTLLHPYDDPLIIAGQGTIGLEIFEDLPGVHTVLVPIGGGGLISGIAAALKLSRPDIRVIGVEPEGAPTLSRALEQGAPVRLDSVDTIADGLTGPIAGDLTLAAVQQFVDDVVLVSDAEIRDAMRLLLERTKLLAEPAGAAATAALLARRVTPAPDSEVVALLSGGNIDRERLKALL; encoded by the coding sequence GTGACCACCCTCGAAGACATCCGGCGCGCGCGCGCGGCGATCGCGGGCCGGCTGCACCGCACGCCACTCGTACGCAGCACCGCCCTCGGAAGGTTGCTGGACGCCCGCCTGTGGTTGAAGGCCGAGTGCCTTCAGAAGACGGGATCCTTCAAGGTGCGCGGCGTCCTCAACAAGCTCGCGGCCCTGTCCGATGAAGAGAAGCGGCGCGGGCTGATCACCGTCTCGGCGGGGAACCACGGGCAGGCGGTCGCCTACGGGGCCGCGGCCGAAGGTCTCGACTGCGTCGTGGTCATGCCCTCGTATGCGAGCCCGGCCAAGATCGCTGCCTGCCGGGGCTACGGGGCCGAGGTGCTGGTGGACGGGGACGTCCACGAGGCGTTCGAGAAAACCCGCGAACTCGAAGAGACGCGCGGCCTCACCCTGCTTCATCCCTATGACGACCCGCTCATCATCGCGGGTCAGGGCACGATCGGGCTGGAGATCTTTGAGGACCTTCCCGGCGTGCATACCGTCCTCGTGCCCATCGGTGGGGGCGGGCTCATCTCCGGGATCGCCGCGGCGCTCAAGCTCAGCCGGCCCGACATCCGGGTGATCGGAGTCGAGCCCGAGGGCGCCCCGACCCTGTCCCGCGCCCTCGAACAGGGGGCGCCGGTCCGCCTCGACTCTGTGGACACCATCGCCGACGGGCTGACCGGGCCAATCGCCGGCGACCTGACGCTGGCCGCGGTGCAGCAGTTCGTGGATGATGTCGTGCTCGTCTCGGACGCCGAAATCCGGGACGCGATGCGGCTCCTCTTGGAACGGACTAAGCTGCTGGCGGAACCCGCCGGGGCCGCCGCCACGGCCGCGCTGCTCGCGCGTCGGGTGACCCCGGCGCCCGATTCAGAGGTCGTGGCGCTCCTCAGCGGCGGCAACATCGACCGCGAGCGACTCAAGGCCCTCCTGTAG
- a CDS encoding metal-dependent hydrolase, with protein sequence MATLTYYGHSTWTLETKGTTILIDPFFTGNPQASVTGGDVRANFIILTHAHGDHYGDSVEIAKRTGATLISNFEIVNYCQKQGVANAHPLHLGGGHAFPFGRVKLTVAHHGSSFPDGTYGGNPAGVVIEFEGKRLYDAGDTALFSDMTLIGQPGLDVALLPIGDNFTMGPEDAAAAAKFLRARTVIPEHYNTWPVIAQDPEAFKRKVEGSTESKVVILTSGGTFTV encoded by the coding sequence ATGGCCACGCTCACCTACTATGGCCATTCCACGTGGACGCTTGAGACGAAAGGGACCACGATCCTGATCGACCCGTTCTTCACCGGGAACCCCCAGGCTTCGGTCACGGGCGGCGATGTCCGGGCCAACTTCATCATCCTGACCCATGCGCATGGCGATCATTATGGCGACAGCGTCGAGATCGCCAAGCGCACGGGGGCGACCCTGATCTCGAACTTCGAGATCGTCAACTACTGTCAGAAGCAGGGGGTCGCAAACGCCCACCCCCTCCACCTCGGGGGCGGCCATGCGTTCCCGTTCGGCCGGGTCAAGCTGACGGTCGCCCATCACGGTTCCTCGTTTCCCGACGGGACGTATGGGGGGAATCCCGCAGGCGTGGTCATCGAGTTCGAGGGCAAGCGGCTCTACGATGCCGGGGACACGGCGCTGTTTTCCGACATGACCCTGATCGGCCAGCCGGGATTGGACGTCGCGCTTCTCCCAATCGGCGACAATTTCACGATGGGCCCCGAGGACGCGGCGGCAGCGGCCAAGTTCCTGCGCGCCCGGACGGTCATCCCCGAGCACTACAACACCTGGCCGGTCATCGCGCAGGATCCGGAGGCGTTCAAGCGCAAGGTCGAGGGATCGACCGAGTCAAAAGTGGTCATCCTCACGTCCGGCGGTACCTTCACGGTGTGA